The DNA segment ATATGAGAATTTGAACTGGTAGGAAAATAACCCCAGTAGGTTAACCATCTCTTATAATGTGTTGGAGAAATTGATACAAAAGGAGGAGAAACGATCTCTTTTGAAGAAAGAAACTTTTATTTAGAAATACACAAGGATGAACACTTAGAAATTACTCTTTCACTCTCAAGACACTCACTCACTTTTCTACACTAGCTCTCTAGCTTTGCTTGGCTTACAAATGGAGCTACACCTCTTATTTATAGGCATGAGATCCTTGGAGCCCAAGCAAAAAGATCTCTCTAGATTATTCTTGGATCCTAAATATCTAGATATTTCTTGGTTTATTCTTATCTAAAGTTGTTCTAGAATATTTCTAGATTTTTCCTTTGAGATATTTATTCATACTACAACATAGTCCTAGAAAAACtcatttacatatttatgtcaTATGGGAGATACTCCAACAACCTTGTAGACTAGTTAGTgttgttatatattttaatactcCCCCTCAACACTAACTATTCTAGGTCGTTCAATCATCCCGAGCTACTGTCAAAACTTTGCATGTTTGTTTGCCGGTAGTCCTTTTGTGAAAATATATGCAATTTGATCTTCTATCTTTATTGGCTTCATCTCAATTTCTTCTTGAAGTACCTTCTCTAATGAAGTGACAATGTACCTCCACATGCTTGGTCTTTACATGGAATACAGGATTCTCAGCTAAGCGAACTGCAAATTAGTTGTCGCAGTATAAAGTCACTGGTGTTAATCCTTCATTAGTTGCTTTATCCACATATTCTCTTGTGTTGCCATGGTTGTTGCTCTATACTCTACTTCTGTGGTAGACAATGCAATTGTTGCTTGCCTCTTGCTATACCAAGAAACTACTCCACGACCAAGTTTGAACAAGTAACCAGTAGTTGCTCGTCGTGTATCATGATCTCCTACATAATCAACATCACATAAGCCTTCTAACTTGCATTCCTCCCCTTTCTTATAAAAAAGACCATATTCACTTGTTCCTCTTAAATATCTTAAAATTCTTTGAACTACTTCAAGATGAGGCTTATTCGGATTCTATATATAACAACTTACAACTTCGACGGAATATGAGATATCAGGTCTTGTTAAGATAAGGTAGATTAAACTACCTACCAATTGACGATATATCGTTGAGTCTGCAAGATCTTTTCCTTCATATATGCAGAACGTTTTGTTAACCTCTATTGATGTTACTtctataaaagatcttttacataCTTTTTTTATTGAAGAAACAATCTTTTTTTTAGTGTCCCGCCTCTAGTCTAAGGAAATGTTTTAGTTCTCCAAgctctttcatttcaaatcggattattagatttttctttatttgtcgaACTTCGTCTATGTGGTCTCCTATTATGATTAGATCATCCACATAGACTAATATGATTGTGACATTTGAGCCTTGAGCTTTGACAAATAAGCTGGAATCTGTTGGAGCTAATGCAAAGCTACTTTCATCTAGAAACTCTGCAATTTTCCTATACCAGGTTCTTGGAGCTTGCTTTAAACCATATAAAGCCTTTTTCAGTTTGCATACGTAGTCATGATAAGCTTCATCCTCAAAACCTTTTGGTTGCTCCATATATATTTCTCAATCTAGCTCTCCATTTAAGAAAGCGTTCTTAACATCCATCTGTCACAACTTTCATCCCTTACTAGCAACAAGTGCTAATAAGACTCAAACAGTGGTGAGCTTTGCTACAAGATTGAACGTCTCATCATAGTCCAAGTCATATTGTTGAGAAAGAGTTACCAATCGAGCTTTGTATTTCTCTACCGTCCCATCTGCTCAAGTTTTAATTTTGTAGACCTATTTACAAAATATGGATTTAACATCTTTAGGCTTCCGCACCAAGTCCCATGTTCAATTCTTTCTTAATGTATAAATTTCTTCTTCCATGGCTTTTCTCCAGTGGACATTCTTTTACGTTTCTTCATATGTTGTTGGCTCCTCAAATGTTGCTAATATTGCATTCATTTACCTGGAGTTAGGTTTTCTTAGTCTTGTTGATCTCCGTAATTGTGGCTCTTAATTATGTAGTCCACTTTGTCAAAGACTTTGTATTCTTAATTGCTCTTCTTTGTCTTCGtcgttttcttcttctctttctattAGAGCTCGTTGAACTTCACTTATTTATTCTTTTGGTTCTTCTTTGAAAGACTTCTCATCTTTGGGTGTCTTTTCTAATTCGAGTGCCCCTTCAACAAATATGACATTCATTGATGTATATCATCTGTTGGGGATGAtgtcctaaactctcgttgggtcctgtagtttgtaaacatagtattgaacaaacacttgtgatgtaataatatatgatattttcttcacttttgtctatggaacattggatgttttaattgttttaccacgaaccaataaactaagatccctgattttcgttgtaacttaagcatttatatggagacatacaggtggatcatgtcttaagtgataaccaaaatggtctgtagtatatggacataagagagaaaccttattctggtaacgctacggatacgacccgctttgtagaatagttacaagtgttgtgacttgctacagatggtctaatcctgatcattcttgtggagacatgcgagcggggcatcctatacaaaggagtttgtataagaccggaccacgaagtgttatagtctcgttatataacgccgtttatgacagagacttcacttcactagaataaccataggtaacatgacctcaatcttgagtgagttgggaacttctgcctttgagggtggtcttttgatttgcatgagtgcgagtggccagatcactgacttaaacctaccactttggggattcatctgatttgggagctgggaactcagctacacaagatggaatgcactccttcctcgaagcagaggtaagtagatagattgctcccttaagggctgattccgggacttgaacagtgtggcgccacacaccttctcatggcccaagaggtgtccacacatagtaagactatgttatattgttcattagagggatcattagtacttaaagagttagatgtgattatagaggcaaaacgataaattggctcaactgtacttacgagcatctgtgaagggttatcatactgttaattggttatatccgatggacacagaaatatatctgtggtgagaagagcgcagctgtcagtctttagtagaatgtgtggcagttaacgaatggtggatctcgtggctaaagagtttagtcagctattcacgtaccgttggagcttcgagccataggtccataaggtccctttggtagctcaatggattcaagttgagaatcagtttttgggtcagtttgaagtgttcaaattgataagagagtgttcaattatatatgatatgattaaactagtcaattatatatgatatagttgacataatTATGAGATACAATAATTagagaaaaatgatataaatatgatttatatctagtaaaggagaaaatgactagttcatatattgcatatgatgtgatattaaaccataggttataaatataatatgattatatttatttttttaattaaacgattatgggataattgttgcccgattttttctccgtaaccaaATAAGTTAATAGGAGGTTGCATTCAttttttgtaactgaaggataaaatgaaaattgttttcattttgcaaaggatCAGACATTCGCTCACCGATTGAGTACACTACATATCGCATGGCAaaccgagagcatacacgatagctcaaagtttctaaacgatcgtgtacacgcacacatttcctaaatgatcgcatagaattacctaaacgatcgtctagctttttctaCGCGATCGCGCGCACGagcgttttactaaatgatcgtctatacgatcaagcccgttttactacacgatcacgtacctttacctaaacgatcaagcatccgtctatacgatagacacctgatatctcccacttgcttggtcatggtaaacgatcgttccttcctccttccctctatcaaatccaacagaacccacacctcctggattctcactctaagaataccaagggttccgagtggtggtgtcttccctgCTGCCTTGTTCGTGAGTAGTCCGTTCGTGGGTGGACGACAAcaagatttggtggacgatagctTGGACGATCCCAGCGACAGCGAGATTTGCTTCCTTGACGGGAGCAAGATTGAAAGGCgaaaaagagttcttcaactggtatgtatcttgttctctttgttgtttaaagtttaaagcatgttgtaatttgttgttaagtgCATAACTAGTCTGTTtgattatgaatgtgataattctgtcacaatgagtttggaacgatcttgcttcagCTCAAAGATTTTTTTGATAAGTGTTCCTTCATCATCGTCCACTGATAGGATCAACGTATCTCCACCCTTTTATTTGGTTATCATATCCAACAAAGATACATTTGGTTGCTTTCTTGTCAAACTTCTTTCTTTGATGGTCTGATACAATGTAATGACTCGGCTCCTTAGGACTTATACTAGGTCGTTATTACATGCATGTATACCTTTCAAATCAACATTTTTCCATGATTTggtaaaaaccaaataaatactatgaaataaataattttaataaaagtaaataattgaatttcatttaaCAAGGTACCCTTAAAACCatgaaacaaaactaaaaaaatcttttaaaaagtcCAAAAGCACAAATACTAAAATTTCGAGTCCAAACATCAagactaaaaattttgaaatataaaatcttgaaaACATGAGCGAAAAAATATGACTGGTCCCACTGGCTTAATCACAGATTTCGCTTATCATTTGTCGACATGTTATTTCCTTACATGAGAAAGATTGAATATAAGATACTCAGCAattaaccccactactgggatCAGGCTAatcatttatgtccaataaatgcaaTTTGAACTGAAACTCTATACTAGTAGGACCTAAAGATTTCTCTTACTTGAGTGACGCTTTTACGTTTTACCTTTCTCCTAGACGTGTGTCACTTTCACACACATCAGGTCCAATGTAtatctctttcatatacatTGAACTCTCTAAGAATGCATcactttcgtacaccccaggtCTTCTCTATAAAAGTAGGGATGTGTACCTTTTTCATGCACATGGTTATATATACACCTCCTTCATATATACATCACATTGAGTGTGCACCTCTTTCATACGCCCTAGTCCCCTCTAGGTatgcatcactttcatacatACTAGCCGTGTGAACAAAAGTAAAAGCTTTCACTTTTACCGTgtgaacaaaaaaaagaaaggaaaataggAAATACAAAAGTTTacgaataattattttaaataataaaattgttgaaaatattttcaaatataataaaatgtcattgtctatcaatgatagatcacGATAAAATGCTATAGATATTTATCACTTATACTGATAGATGGCTAAtgtggtctatcactgataaataatgacattcggttatatttataaataagttgatcaTTCCAAAATTTACGTAAAATctctaaaattgaagaaaaacacttttaaaaaaattatcgttaCGAGAATACACTAAGGGGGCGTTTGACGCGCTTGAATTGggttggtaattattataggAGAAGAGTAATTGGAAGAATTGATGCGAATAACGAAATGAGAAATGTGAATTAACACAAATAACGAGGTAATAAACCTTTTTAATAATTTGTGAACCAAAGGGTGAGTAGGTTTTCTTTACccacccaacctaacccaaactTGGGGGTCAAATGCCCCATAAATAAcatgtattaattaatttgatttttttaaaaaaattatgagttaaattttattatattgtacatcactatttaaattaattttaaattttatttaataacttttaattaatcaatatacattaatgcaaaaattgaaatttcaacGGAAAAacaaggataaaaatataaattttaaaatcaaacaacgtttaaacaaaactcaaacattaaatataaaatggtaaaatattaaaatttgttaaaatttaaGGGGGGAAAACTAAAATGTAATATTTGAGTGTGATAAAAATGTGACCTGAATGATAGGGAGAGAAGGCAAAGCCAAATCCCGGCGCACATTAGCAACAAACTTTTCCATATTCCACTGATACGCATCAGCATCATGTTCAGTAGAGGTGTCACTTTCTCCTTGAAACCACAAAATCGCCCTAATTTCCCCGCCGTCCTTCACGCTATATCTCGCCCTCTTCACCATTTCCTCATACAGCTTCTCCCCACGCGCCCACTCTCTGATCGCCGTTCCTCCGACGGCGCACGGTACCACCGCCACCGCCACCGCCCCCACACTCTCTCTCACTCCGTTCGCAAACACCATCCCCGGCCCCACCCCGCACGTCTTCTTTGTGTCGATGTCCGCGTGGAGTGGCTCACGCGCCGCCTCCCAATGTTTCTTCGCGCTCAGCCGGAATATCGACGGGTGCGGCTTTGCTTCTGGTGGAACCACGCCGTCCCACCGGTGGAGCTTCTTTAAGACCCCGCCGCGTCCCGCCATGTTGCTCTGCCCGGAGAGGATGAAGATCTGCTTGTTTGGCGGTGGATTGAGAGTTGGATTTGTGTGGATCGGATCTGGATCGGTCGTAGTCGCCATGATTTTGGGATGCGGATGGttgtggtggtggtggtgggtTTTTATATTCCGTCGTCACGGTGGTTGGGTGTTAAATGATGAATGGTTTGTTGAAAGGAAATACGTGTTTTGGCTTTTTCTGGTGGAGGAAAAAAGAAGCCGACTTATTAATCCCTTCTGTTATATTTTGTGTGCATGCGAAGCTAAGAACACCACAATCCAAACAATTCGGACTATCCAATCCGTTAGATTGGTTttgttgaatttttctatttttattggttGTATTGGATCgtgggttggctaaaaaatatttggttgaTCCAACCCAAtccgaattatatatatatatatatatatattcctatttatataaagttttatttctttgtattgattaatttttgaatttataatatttttcttttaaaattgttatgatattgtctttgtttaaagtttacaatacatagatatttgatatttaatatcttaattttatgagattttagttattagtcacgtattgtat comes from the Benincasa hispida cultivar B227 chromosome 5, ASM972705v1, whole genome shotgun sequence genome and includes:
- the LOC120078124 gene encoding probable carbohydrate esterase At4g34215: MATTTDPDPIHTNPTLNPPPNKQIFILSGQSNMAGRGGVLKKLHRWDGVVPPEAKPHPSIFRLSAKKHWEAAREPLHADIDTKKTCGVGPGMVFANGVRESVGAVAVAVVPCAVGGTAIREWARGEKLYEEMVKRARYSVKDGGEIRAILWFQGESDTSTEHDADAYQWNMEKFVANVRRDLALPSLPIIQVALASGFKYIEKVREAQLGMKVENLVCVDAKGLELQEDNLHLTTNAQVILGQMLADAYLTHFAAPLSNGCPSSI